In Oharaeibacter diazotrophicus, the genomic window CGTTTACCGCGGATTAAGGTTAAACGGTCACTCTTTGCCGTGACCCGCCCAGAACGAGGCGGCCGACGAAGCCTAGAACGGGAAGTTTGCAATGTCTTCAGTCACTCTCGCCGCCGGCGTTCGCGCGAACCTTCTGGCCCTGCAGCAGACCTCGACGCAGCAGGAGTTGGTCCAGAACCGCCTCGCCACGGGCAAGAAGGTGAATTCGGCCCTCGACAATCCGAATTCCTACTTCACCGCCGCCGCCCTGAACGACCGTGGCCAGGACCTGACCAACCTGCTCGACGACATGGGGCAGGCGGTGCAGACGCTGAAGGCCGCCGACGAGGGCATCCAGGCCATCACCAAGCTCGCCGAAGCCGCCAAGGCGAAGGCCAACCAGGCGCTCGCCAGCTCTTCGGCCACCGACCGCGAGACCTACGCCTCCGAGTACAACAAGCTGCTCGGCCAGATCGAGGACATCGCCGAGGACTCCGGCTACAAGGGCAAGAACCTGCTCAAGGGCGACGACCTCAAGGTCATCTTCAACGAGCGGACCTCGTCGGCGCAGAACTTCCTGACGATCAGCGGCATCGACTACACCGACTCGACCATCACCCGCGCCTCGTCGGGCCTCGAGCTCACCGACATCACCTCGGGCGACTGGACCCTCGGCACCACCGGTGACGCGGCCATCGGCACGGCGATCGACTCGATCAACGGCGCCCTCAGCCAGCTGCGCGTCCAGTCGGCCACCTTCGGTACCAACCTGTCGAGCGTGCAGATCCGCCAGGACTACACCAAGTCCTTCGTCAACACCCTGCAGAGCGGTGCCGACAAGCTGACGCTCGCCGACCAGAACGAGGAAGGTGCCAAGCTGCTCGCCCTCAACACGCGCCAGCAGCTGTCCTCCACCGCCCTCTCCTTCGCTTCGCAGGCCGACCAGAACGTGCTCCGACTGCTCGGCTGACGCGGCGGACGCCGCCGACGCACACGACATCGGGACGGGCGCCATCCGGGCGCCCGTCGCATTTCCGGGGGCGACGGGACCGCCCGCCGGCCGCGTTAACCATCCGTTAACCATACGCCGCGCTATCGTTGGACATCGTCACAGAACGTGCGAGTCCCCGATAGGCCATGGCCACCACAGTCGACCTGACGCGGGCCTCCCGCGACACCATCTCCTCGCTGCGGACCGCCATCGACCAGTCCGCGGTCGCCAGCCGGCGCATCTCGACCGGCCAGCGCGTCAACGACGCCTTCGAGGATCCGGCCTCCTTCTTCACCGCCCAGAGCCTGACCAACCAGGCCTCCGAGCTCGATCGCACGCTCGACCAGCTCGGCCAGGGCGTCCAGATCGTCAAGGCCGCCAGCGAGGGCATCTCGTCGATCGACGAACTGCTCGACGCCGCCAAGGCGGTGGTCAACCGCGCCGGCCAGAGCGACGACGCCTTCGCCCGCGCCGATTTCGCCAAGTCGTTCAACGACCTCCTTGACCAGATGGAGGGCGTCGCCAAGGATTCGAGCTACCGCGGCAAGAACCTGCTGCTCGGCGAGGGCCACGACCTCAAGCTCTACTTCAGCGACGAGGCCCGCGACGCCATCGTCATCGCCGCCCGCGACCTCTCCGACGTCGGCCGCACCCTCGGCCTCGAGCGGATCGACGAGGGCACGATCGGCGTCGCCGAGACCAAGCTCGCCCCCGGCGGAACGCCGCTCGCCGCCACCGATCCGGCCGCGAACGCCTCGGACCAGTTCGCGATCGGCGACACCGTCGAGATCCGCCGCCAGAGCGACGGCGCCCTCCTCTCCAGCGTCACCATCGGTGCGGACACCACGGTCTCCTCGCTGGCGTCGTCGCTCTCGAACGCCGACGCGGGCGTGCGAGCCAGCTACGGCGCCGACGGCGTACTACGGATCGAGGCGGCGGTCGGCGTCACCATCGACGGCGGCGTCGCCGGCGGATCCTTCGACGGCACCAGCATCGACGCGACGCCGTCGGGCTGGTTCGACGCCGACGCCACCACGGCCGAGGCCGAGGGCGTTCAGTCCGCGCGCGACACCCTGCGGCTGATCTCGGTCGCCTTCGGCACCAACCTGACCATGTTGCAGAACCGCGAGACCTTCATGAAGGAATTCTCCGGTACGCTGGTCACCGGCGCCGAGACGACGATCGGCGCCGACCTGAACGAGGAAGGCGCCAATCTGCTGGCGTTGCAGATCCGCCAGCAGTTCTCGTCGAGCGCGCTGTCCTTCGCCAACGAGGCCGATCAGGGCGTCCTGCGCCTGCTCGGCGGCTGACCGGAGGAGGACGCACCGTGGCCCTCAAGGTCGAACTGAAGCCGGGTGAGCGCATCATCATCGGCGATTCGGTCATCACCAACGACAATCAGCGGACCCGTCTGTTCATCGAAGGGTCCGCGCCGATCCTGCGCGAGAAGGACATCCTCACGCCGCGCACCGCGGACAGCCCCGCCAAGCGAATCTACTTGGCGGTCCAGCTGATGTACCTCGCGAAAGAAGTCGGGAAGTTCCAGGACGATTACTTTGCTCTGGTGCGCGACATCCTGGAGGCCGCGCCGAGCGCGTTACCTTACATAACGCGTATAAGTAACCACATATTAAGTGGCGCCTTGTACAAAGCGTTAAAGGAAGCACGCGGTCTCATCGAGTACGAGCGGAAGCTGATCAGCCATGTACAATCACGGGGCGCAGGCCTACCAGCGGACGCAGCAGACGACGGCCAATCCCCGTGAGCTCGAGGCGTCCCTGCTGATCAAGGCCGCCGCCCGCCTGCAGAGCGTGCGCGACGAGCCCGACGCCTCCCGCGAGGCGCTCGACGAGGCGATCACCTACAATCGCAAGCTCTGGACCATCCTGGCGACCTCGGCGACGCGGTCCGACAACCCGTTGCCGGCCGCGATCAAGAACAACGTCGCCAACCTCGCCGTCTTCATCTTCAGCCATTCGATGCGCATCCTGTCCGAGCCGACCCCGGACCGCATCTCGACGCTGATCAACATCAACGCCAACATCGCGGCCGGCCTGCGCGGTTCCGCCGGCTGAGGCGGGCGGGCGCGGGCGACGTGGTCGGCGCGGCCGCGGGCGACGCGTGCCGGCTCCCCTCTGCCAATCGACATGCGCGGCCGGACCGCCGACGACGGTTGCTGAAACGGGCGTGACGCCGTACCGGCAAAAGGCCGGACGGCGTGAAATGTCGGCAGGACTTCCGAGGGGCCGGTCGCTTGACGCCCCGCCCGCTCGTCAGATGAACCGCACCAGCGACAGCTGGCTCAGCATCGAGGTCACCTGGTAGCTCGCCTGCATGCGGTTCTGCAGCGTCAGGATCTGGGCGGCGACCTCTTCGGGCTTGGCGTCCTCGACACCGTCGAGCATTTCCTGCATCGCGCTCTTGTTGACCTTGAGCCGCTCGGCGGCTTGGGTCGCGACGTTGCCGGCCACCGCGATCTCGGCGTGGATGTCGGACGGCGATTCTGCCGTACCGTCGAAGGCGAGGGTCTGGCGGGTGCGCTCCATCAGGGCGCGATAGCGGTCCTCGTCGGTCTCAACCGTGGCGTCGAAGGTCGACACCGCGGTGACCGCGAGCGACTGCACCAGCAGCCGGAAGCCCTCCTCGTTGGCGCGCGCGCCGTAGGCGACGTCGATCGAGGTGTCGACCCGCGCCCGGGCGTCGTTGCGCGGGTGCGTCGCCGGATCGTCGGCGTCGTAGTCCGGATTGTAGCCCTGGTACCACGCCACGGTGTCGGCGGTGGTGGCGTCGCGCAGGTCCGTGGCGGTCGCCAGCGTGCCGCCGCCCGAGCCCTCGTCGACGCGCTGCGGCACGCCGCCGCCGAAGGTGTCGAAGAAGGTCTCGGCGGCGCGGATCGCCGAGGCGGCCTTCAGATCCGTCGCGGTGGTCTTGTCGAGGGCGGTGCCGAGCGCGGCCTCGAAGTTGGCGGCGGTGTCGGCCGCCGTCGCGCCGATGGCGAACCGCCCGTCCGGCGGCGGGTCGGACAACGTCGCCGTCAGCGTGATGCGCGAGGTGGTGCCGTCGGGATTGGTGAGATCGAGCGAAATGCTCTCGCCCGAGGCCGGATTGGCCGTGAAGTCGACGTCGACCTGATCGACC contains:
- a CDS encoding flagellin translates to MSSVTLAAGVRANLLALQQTSTQQELVQNRLATGKKVNSALDNPNSYFTAAALNDRGQDLTNLLDDMGQAVQTLKAADEGIQAITKLAEAAKAKANQALASSSATDRETYASEYNKLLGQIEDIAEDSGYKGKNLLKGDDLKVIFNERTSSAQNFLTISGIDYTDSTITRASSGLELTDITSGDWTLGTTGDAAIGTAIDSINGALSQLRVQSATFGTNLSSVQIRQDYTKSFVNTLQSGADKLTLADQNEEGAKLLALNTRQQLSSTALSFASQADQNVLRLLG
- a CDS encoding flagellin; its protein translation is MATTVDLTRASRDTISSLRTAIDQSAVASRRISTGQRVNDAFEDPASFFTAQSLTNQASELDRTLDQLGQGVQIVKAASEGISSIDELLDAAKAVVNRAGQSDDAFARADFAKSFNDLLDQMEGVAKDSSYRGKNLLLGEGHDLKLYFSDEARDAIVIAARDLSDVGRTLGLERIDEGTIGVAETKLAPGGTPLAATDPAANASDQFAIGDTVEIRRQSDGALLSSVTIGADTTVSSLASSLSNADAGVRASYGADGVLRIEAAVGVTIDGGVAGGSFDGTSIDATPSGWFDADATTAEAEGVQSARDTLRLISVAFGTNLTMLQNRETFMKEFSGTLVTGAETTIGADLNEEGANLLALQIRQQFSSSALSFANEADQGVLRLLGG
- the flbT gene encoding flagellar biosynthesis repressor FlbT, producing MALKVELKPGERIIIGDSVITNDNQRTRLFIEGSAPILREKDILTPRTADSPAKRIYLAVQLMYLAKEVGKFQDDYFALVRDILEAAPSALPYITRISNHILSGALYKALKEARGLIEYERKLISHVQSRGAGLPADAADDGQSP
- the flaF gene encoding flagellar biosynthesis regulator FlaF → MYNHGAQAYQRTQQTTANPRELEASLLIKAAARLQSVRDEPDASREALDEAITYNRKLWTILATSATRSDNPLPAAIKNNVANLAVFIFSHSMRILSEPTPDRISTLININANIAAGLRGSAG